One Hypanus sabinus isolate sHypSab1 chromosome 4, sHypSab1.hap1, whole genome shotgun sequence genomic region harbors:
- the fev gene encoding protein FEV — MRQSSVMEIVCYLEIIPDATYCTCHWTGTLSPTFSYSETPSNHPGKHFAKVLEVLFIIFASHDDVIKKIPGSGQIQLWQFLLELLSDSTNVNCIAWEGTNGEFKLTDPDEVARRWGERKSKPNMNYDKLSRALRYYYDKNIMTKVHGKRYAYKFDFHGLAQVCQPSAAEHALYKLQSNLAHIPFSEIPKLNLVTSNVTPSGFSYWSGSTPALYPGHGLQSPAHFSPVGGSHLSSISNITSINNLNSPYH, encoded by the exons ATGCGTCAGAGCAGCGTGATGGAAATCGTCTGTTACCTGGAAATAATTCCAGATGCGACATACTGTACCTGTCACTGGACAGGGACG ctctctccaactttctcct ATTCAGAGACCCCAAGCAATCAT cctggtaagcactttgcCAAGGtcctggaggtgctcttcataaTTTTTGCCAgtcatgatgatgtcatcaag AAGATACCAG GGAGTGGGCAGATCCAGCTGTGGCAGTTCCTCCTGGAGTTGTTGTCTGACAGCACCAATGTCAACTGCATCGCCTGGGAAGGAACCAATGGCGAGTTCAAGCTGACGGACCCGGACGAGGTGGCGCGGCGCTGGGGTGAGCGCAAGAGCAAGCCCAACATGAACTACGACAAGCTGAGTCGGGCCCTCCGCTACTACTACGACAAGAATATTATGACCAAGGTTCACGGGAAACGCTACGCCTACAAGTTCGACTTCCATGGGCTGGCTCAGGTGTGCCAGCCTTCTGCGGCTGAGCATGCCCTCTACAAGCTCCAGAGTAACCTCGCCCACATCCCCTTCTCTGAGATCCCCAAGCTCAATCTGGTGACGTCCAACGTCACGCCCTCGGGATTCTCCTACTGGTCAGGGTCAACCCCTGCCCTCTATCCGGGGCATGGGCTGCAGAGCCCAGCCCACTTCAGTCCTGTGGGTGGGTCACACCTCAGCAGCATCAGTAACATTACCAGCATCAATAACCTCAACAGCCCCTACCACTGA